A section of the Candidatus Moraniibacteriota bacterium genome encodes:
- a CDS encoding DUF1189 family protein: MIERIKDIFYRPNFFRAQTFTFGQSLHFYSLTVLCFVVMAVLSMLPSAVTVIQSIRSGEWQVQKSIVAGLYPDDLTLTVNRDTVTTNQAGPVVIPLPEAWRAMAECDMRRCVREELPANLLVIDTKQPINQSDFAELDTVAILGAQEVGFHNPDRGETRIFNLKEAGFNDRLIVTPARFAEWVERGFAVARTGLLVLMFFMPALMYLGVWIAYLLYALFGALVVWIAASIRKQQLTYGRAYLSTLYLLPAPLAFCFLLTATSAHVPLLFTLVLFLVALTNFPKAEAFAAPVKITPADSSALPKDVEVEPASASDGEKPAEEAPKEEKK, encoded by the coding sequence ATGATCGAGCGTATCAAGGACATCTTCTATCGGCCGAATTTCTTCCGTGCCCAGACCTTCACTTTCGGTCAGAGTCTGCACTTTTACTCGCTGACGGTACTTTGTTTCGTTGTGATGGCTGTGCTTTCCATGCTCCCGAGTGCGGTGACGGTCATCCAGTCAATCCGTTCGGGAGAGTGGCAAGTGCAAAAGAGCATCGTCGCTGGACTCTATCCAGATGATCTGACACTCACCGTGAATCGCGATACAGTCACCACGAATCAAGCAGGACCAGTAGTGATTCCACTCCCCGAAGCCTGGCGCGCAATGGCTGAGTGTGACATGCGCCGCTGCGTCAGAGAAGAGCTACCAGCAAATCTCCTCGTGATCGACACGAAACAACCGATCAATCAGTCTGACTTTGCTGAGCTCGATACGGTCGCTATCCTCGGGGCACAGGAAGTTGGCTTTCATAATCCAGATCGCGGCGAAACACGCATCTTCAATCTGAAGGAAGCTGGGTTCAATGACCGTCTCATCGTGACCCCGGCCCGGTTCGCAGAGTGGGTGGAGCGCGGCTTCGCGGTGGCTCGGACGGGGCTCTTGGTGCTCATGTTCTTCATGCCGGCTCTCATGTACCTGGGCGTCTGGATCGCCTATCTTCTGTATGCACTCTTCGGCGCCCTTGTCGTCTGGATCGCCGCGAGCATTCGCAAACAGCAACTCACCTATGGTCGGGCCTATCTCTCGACGCTCTATCTCCTCCCGGCTCCGCTCGCCTTCTGCTTTCTCCTGACGGCCACGTCTGCCCATGTCCCACTCCTCTTCACCCTCGTCTTGTTCCTCGTGGCACTCACGAATTTCCCCAAAGCAGAAGCATTCGCCGCCCCGGTGAAGATCACTCCTGCCGATTCGTCAGCCTTGCCGAAAGATGTTGAAGTAGAGCCTGCCTCGGCTTCAGACGGGGAGAAGCCAGCCGAAGAAGCACCAAAGGAAGAAAAGAAGTAA
- the dnaK gene encoding molecular chaperone DnaK translates to MAKILGIDLGTTNSAMAFVEGGTPSVIENKEGNRTTPSMVAISKTGERLVGLLAKRQSVTNPENTLFSVKRLIGRHFNDDEVKRDMKTLPYKIVQAGEGVKIVMGGKEYSPQELSAMVLAKLKADAEEKLGEKITDAVITVPAYFDDSQRKATKEAGEIAGFNVRRIINEPTAAALAYGFNKKKDEKIAVYDLGGGTFDISILEVSTDTVDTVEVKSTNGDTHLGGDDFDQRVIHWILDEFRKQEGIDLSKDPLALQRIKEAAEKAKIELSTAQETEINQPFITSGADGPKHLVIKLTRAKLEELVHDLIEGTLEPVKKALADAKLSVGDINEIVLVGGMTRMPLVLATVEKFFGKKPNITVNPDEVVAIGAAIQGGVLEGSVKDVLLLDVTPLTFGIETLGGVRTPLIDRNTTVPVTRSQTFSTAVDNQPQVEIHVLQGEREMATDNKSLGRFVLDGIPPAPRGIPQIEVSFDIDASGILSVTAKDKASGKTQSIRIESSTGLSKDEIEKMKKDAELHAEEDKKKKELIEVKNMADTLSYSTEKAMKDAGDKLTDDERKPVLEKLEALKNLKDSQDVEAIKKATEELSQAAQKIGEKLYKAAQEAQAASAAQGSPAGNASDASADAGQAKDAEVESTSASDGEKPKDEGKPASDAKADGK, encoded by the coding sequence ATGGCAAAGATACTCGGCATCGACCTCGGGACCACTAACTCGGCGATGGCGTTCGTCGAAGGTGGCACCCCCAGTGTCATCGAAAACAAGGAAGGCAATCGCACCACACCCAGTATGGTCGCGATCTCGAAGACCGGGGAGCGCCTCGTCGGACTCCTCGCCAAGCGCCAGTCTGTCACCAATCCCGAGAACACCCTATTCTCCGTGAAGCGCCTCATCGGCCGTCACTTCAATGACGACGAAGTGAAGCGCGACATGAAGACGCTTCCCTACAAGATCGTGCAGGCCGGCGAGGGCGTGAAGATCGTCATGGGCGGTAAGGAGTACAGCCCGCAGGAGCTCTCCGCGATGGTTCTGGCCAAGCTCAAAGCCGATGCGGAGGAGAAACTCGGTGAGAAAATCACCGATGCTGTCATCACCGTCCCGGCCTACTTTGATGACTCGCAGCGCAAAGCGACCAAGGAGGCGGGTGAGATTGCTGGCTTCAATGTCCGTCGTATCATCAATGAGCCGACCGCCGCAGCTCTCGCCTATGGTTTCAACAAGAAGAAAGACGAAAAGATCGCCGTCTATGATCTCGGGGGCGGGACCTTCGATATTTCCATCCTCGAAGTCTCAACCGATACCGTTGATACGGTTGAAGTAAAGTCGACCAATGGTGATACCCATCTCGGTGGTGATGACTTCGATCAGCGAGTGATCCACTGGATCCTCGATGAGTTCCGGAAGCAGGAGGGTATCGACTTGTCCAAAGACCCGCTTGCCCTCCAGCGCATCAAGGAAGCCGCTGAGAAAGCCAAGATCGAATTGTCTACCGCGCAAGAAACCGAAATCAATCAGCCGTTCATCACCAGCGGTGCCGACGGTCCGAAGCACCTCGTCATCAAACTCACCCGGGCCAAACTCGAGGAACTCGTTCACGACTTGATTGAAGGGACACTTGAGCCTGTAAAGAAAGCCCTCGCCGATGCCAAGCTCTCGGTCGGTGATATCAATGAAATCGTGCTCGTCGGTGGGATGACCCGTATGCCGCTTGTTCTCGCGACGGTTGAGAAGTTCTTCGGCAAGAAGCCGAACATCACCGTGAACCCGGATGAAGTCGTCGCCATCGGTGCTGCCATCCAGGGCGGCGTGCTCGAGGGGAGCGTGAAAGATGTACTCCTCCTCGATGTGACGCCACTCACGTTCGGTATCGAGACACTCGGCGGTGTCCGCACCCCCCTCATCGATCGCAATACCACCGTCCCCGTAACACGGAGCCAGACCTTCTCCACCGCGGTCGATAATCAACCGCAAGTCGAAATTCATGTCCTCCAGGGTGAGCGTGAGATGGCCACCGACAACAAATCGCTCGGCCGCTTCGTCCTCGACGGTATCCCACCAGCACCGCGTGGCATCCCGCAGATTGAAGTCAGCTTTGACATCGACGCGTCGGGTATCTTGTCTGTGACGGCCAAAGACAAGGCGAGTGGCAAGACCCAGTCTATCCGCATCGAGTCCAGTACTGGTCTCTCCAAGGACGAGATCGAAAAGATGAAGAAGGACGCCGAGCTCCACGCCGAAGAAGACAAGAAAAAGAAAGAGCTGATCGAAGTGAAAAATATGGCAGACACGCTGTCCTACTCGACCGAAAAAGCCATGAAGGACGCGGGCGACAAGCTAACCGATGATGAGCGCAAACCCGTCTTGGAAAAGCTGGAAGCCTTGAAAAACCTGAAAGATAGCCAGGATGTGGAGGCCATCAAGAAGGCAACTGAGGAACTGTCCCAGGCCGCCCAAAAGATCGGCGAGAAGCTGTATAAGGCTGCACAAGAGGCCCAAGCTGCTTCTGCAGCTCAAGGAAGCCCTGCTGGCAATGCTTCTGACGCTTCGGCAGATGCAGGCCAGGCCAAAGACGCCGAAGTAGAGTCCACCTCGGCTTCAGACGGGGAGAAGCCGAAAGATGAAGGAAAGCCTGCCTCGGATGCGAAGGCAGATGGGAAGTAA